A region of Nitrospinota bacterium DNA encodes the following proteins:
- a CDS encoding FHA domain-containing protein, with translation MSEHDASLCLYVSGQKGEEKVYPLNKNGLLIGRDPACEICLPDTSISKKHARVLVDNGRTLIEDGVDGKRSSNGVYVNDSRITTPVTLREGDVVKMGVLRFDVKYTSSITSPLTLPEVTDLPALKLFLERGDLRKVREEDVLGRVAGLGLGGAALNQALDEALDRVMDRNELWRVALISKLKQNATPVSAAAGRKSQTVKPPAPASFKDADMTMMDMGISSSSIRQQVARKKGKFAIMAVLAALAIVMAVIFYF, from the coding sequence ATGAGCGAACATGACGCGTCGCTATGCCTTTACGTGAGCGGCCAAAAGGGGGAGGAGAAGGTGTATCCCCTCAACAAGAACGGTTTGTTGATAGGGCGAGACCCCGCTTGCGAAATCTGCCTTCCAGACACATCCATATCGAAAAAACACGCCCGTGTGCTGGTGGATAACGGGCGGACGCTCATTGAGGACGGGGTGGACGGCAAACGCTCCAGCAATGGGGTGTATGTGAACGACTCCCGCATCACAACCCCCGTCACATTGCGTGAAGGTGATGTGGTTAAGATGGGCGTGCTGAGGTTCGACGTGAAATACACATCCTCCATCACGAGCCCGTTGACTCTCCCGGAAGTTACAGACCTTCCGGCCTTAAAACTTTTCCTTGAGCGGGGCGACCTGCGCAAAGTGAGGGAGGAGGACGTGCTGGGCCGCGTGGCCGGGCTCGGGTTAGGAGGGGCCGCCTTGAACCAGGCGCTGGACGAGGCGCTGGACAGGGTTATGGACCGCAACGAGCTTTGGCGCGTGGCGCTTATATCCAAACTCAAACAGAACGCCACGCCGGTTTCCGCCGCCGCCGGGAGGAAAAGCCAGACGGTTAAACCACCTGCCCCCGCCTCGTTCAAGGATGCGGATATGACAATGATGGATATGGGCATAAGTTCCTCATCCATCCGTCAACAGGTGGCCAGGAAAAAGGGGAAGTTTGCGATTATGGCGGTTTTGGCGGCGCTGGCCATCGTTATGGCGGTTATTTTCTATTTTTGA
- a CDS encoding endonuclease III, whose translation MPPGAEIDIGAAVKTLRRIVKQWKTPVVTTYSRGSARPAFHVLISCILSLRTKDTQTAQASARLFAVADTPEKLMELAPARVEKLIYPVGFYRNKAVAVIEASRVIVEQYGGKTPDEIDELLKLKGVGRKTANLVVTLGYGKPGICVDTHVHRISNIWGYVKTKTPEETEFALREKLPKRYWIEFNDLLVTFGQNLCAPVSPWCSKCPLAGECPRLGVKRFR comes from the coding sequence ATGCCGCCCGGCGCGGAAATTGACATCGGCGCGGCGGTAAAAACCCTTCGCCGCATCGTAAAACAATGGAAAACCCCGGTGGTCACCACCTATTCGCGGGGAAGCGCGCGCCCGGCGTTCCATGTGCTGATAAGCTGTATCCTGTCGCTCCGCACAAAAGACACACAGACCGCCCAGGCGTCGGCGCGGCTTTTCGCCGTGGCGGACACGCCGGAAAAACTTATGGAACTCGCCCCTGCGCGGGTTGAAAAACTCATATATCCCGTGGGGTTTTACCGGAACAAAGCTGTCGCGGTGATTGAGGCCAGCAGGGTTATCGTGGAGCAATACGGCGGGAAAACACCGGACGAAATTGACGAGCTGTTAAAGCTGAAAGGGGTGGGGCGCAAAACCGCCAACCTGGTGGTCACATTGGGTTATGGCAAACCGGGAATTTGCGTGGATACCCATGTGCACCGCATCAGCAACATTTGGGGCTACGTTAAAACAAAAACCCCGGAGGAAACCGAGTTCGCCTTGCGGGAGAAACTTCCCAAACGCTACTGGATAGAGTTCAACGACCTGCTGGTGACTTTTGGGCAGAACCTTTGTGCGCCAGTATCCCCCTGGTGCTCAAAATGCCCACTTGCCGGTGAATGCCCCAGGCTGGGGGTTAAACGCTTCCGGTGA
- the uvrA gene encoding excinuclease ABC subunit UvrA — protein MKDQILIKGAREHNLKNIDLALPRDKLIVITGLSGSGKSSLAFDTIYAEGQRRYVESLSAYARQFLEQMQKPDVDYIEGLSPAISIEQKTTSKNPRSTVGTVTEIYDYLRLLFARVGKAHCHNCGREIASQTVQQMVDRIMELPEGSKVQILSPVVKDRKGEYKKELEAFRAKGFIRARVDGKMVDLGEDITLDKKKKHTIELIVDRLVIKTGLERRLADSLEVALKMGEGITLVDVNSERELLFSEKFACVHCNISYPEINPRMFSFNNPHGACQECSGLGQKRYISEDLVAPDESLSLRQGAVKPWSRKTALYYTQMLEAVATHFNFSMSTPFNKLSKKNRQAILRGTGEEEIKFFFEKDNRRHYYMGAFEGVMGNLERRYKETDSEAIREEIEQYMRLEECARCNGKRLRPEALSITVGEKSIMDVSGMSVKEAVAFFDGLSLDKQSLFIGQRILKEVRERLGFLKDVGLEYLTLDRPAASLSGGEGQRIRLATQIGSSLVGVLYILDEPSIGLHQRDNRRLIDTLIRLRDLGNTVVVVEHDRDTIMTADYIVDLGPGAGVHGGEVVAEGTPQGIINNPKSLTGAYLSGSRSIEAPKVRRKGNGKQLVIEGAAEHNLQGFDVTIPLGVFTCITGVSGSGKSTLLFDILYKALARQFWGSHERPGVHKAIRGLEFIDKVIDIDQSPIGRTPRSNPATYTGVFNFIRDLYSKLPEARKRGYEPGRFSFNVKGGRCEACQGDGVIKIEMHFLPDVYVTCEVCGGRRFNRETLEIEYKSKSIADVLDMTIEEAYEFFKNHPSVENILETLNDVGLEYIRLGQSATTLSGGEAQRVKLSKELSKRPGESTLYILDEPTTGLHFEDIKKLLEVLNRLTETGNTLIVIEHNLDVIKTADHIIDLGPEGGDGGGQIVACGTPEQVAKTPGSHTGRFLREEMGRRKKTV, from the coding sequence GTGAAAGACCAGATTCTGATAAAAGGCGCCAGGGAACATAACCTGAAGAATATAGACCTGGCCCTTCCCCGGGACAAACTTATTGTGATTACAGGACTTTCCGGCTCCGGCAAGTCCTCGCTGGCGTTTGACACCATATACGCCGAGGGCCAGCGGCGGTATGTGGAATCCCTGTCCGCCTACGCGCGGCAGTTCCTCGAACAGATGCAAAAGCCGGACGTGGATTATATCGAGGGTCTTTCCCCGGCCATCTCCATCGAGCAAAAAACCACCAGCAAAAATCCCCGTTCCACGGTGGGCACGGTAACGGAAATATACGATTACCTGCGTCTTCTCTTCGCCCGGGTGGGGAAAGCCCACTGCCACAACTGTGGCCGGGAGATAGCCAGCCAGACAGTCCAGCAGATGGTGGACCGGATAATGGAGCTTCCCGAAGGCTCCAAGGTACAGATTCTTTCGCCGGTGGTGAAAGACCGCAAGGGGGAATACAAAAAAGAGCTGGAAGCGTTTCGCGCCAAGGGGTTCATCCGCGCCCGGGTGGACGGGAAAATGGTGGACTTGGGGGAAGACATAACCCTCGACAAGAAAAAGAAACACACCATAGAGCTTATAGTGGACCGGCTGGTGATAAAAACCGGCCTGGAACGCAGGCTGGCCGACTCGCTGGAGGTGGCCCTGAAAATGGGGGAAGGGATAACGCTTGTGGACGTCAACTCCGAGCGGGAGTTGCTGTTCAGCGAAAAATTCGCCTGCGTCCATTGCAACATAAGCTATCCGGAAATAAACCCCCGGATGTTTTCGTTCAACAATCCCCACGGCGCGTGCCAGGAATGTTCCGGCCTGGGCCAGAAACGCTACATAAGCGAAGACCTGGTGGCGCCCGACGAAAGCCTTTCCCTGCGGCAAGGCGCCGTAAAACCCTGGAGCCGGAAGACCGCCCTTTATTACACCCAGATGCTGGAGGCGGTGGCCACCCATTTCAATTTCTCCATGTCCACCCCGTTCAACAAGCTTTCCAAAAAGAACCGGCAGGCCATTTTGCGCGGCACAGGGGAGGAGGAGATTAAGTTCTTCTTCGAGAAAGACAACCGCCGTCACTATTACATGGGCGCTTTTGAAGGGGTGATGGGCAACCTGGAGCGCCGTTACAAGGAGACCGACTCCGAGGCCATCCGGGAAGAGATTGAACAGTACATGCGGCTGGAGGAGTGCGCCCGGTGCAATGGGAAAAGGTTGCGGCCGGAGGCTCTGTCAATTACCGTGGGCGAAAAATCCATAATGGACGTGTCGGGCATGTCGGTGAAGGAGGCGGTGGCGTTTTTCGACGGGCTAAGCCTGGACAAGCAGAGCCTTTTTATCGGCCAGCGGATATTAAAAGAAGTGCGGGAGCGGCTGGGATTTTTAAAGGACGTGGGGCTGGAATACCTCACGCTGGACAGGCCAGCCGCCAGCCTTTCCGGCGGCGAGGGCCAGCGCATCCGGCTGGCCACACAGATAGGCTCTTCGCTGGTGGGGGTGCTGTACATTCTGGATGAACCATCCATCGGGCTCCATCAGCGGGACAACCGCAGGCTGATAGACACCCTCATAAGACTCCGCGACCTGGGCAACACCGTGGTGGTGGTGGAGCACGACCGCGACACTATCATGACCGCCGATTACATAGTGGACCTGGGGCCGGGCGCCGGAGTGCACGGGGGCGAGGTGGTGGCCGAGGGGACACCGCAGGGGATAATCAATAATCCAAAGTCCCTCACTGGCGCTTACCTTTCCGGCTCCAGAAGCATAGAGGCGCCAAAAGTCCGCCGGAAAGGCAATGGCAAACAGCTTGTAATAGAAGGGGCCGCCGAACACAACCTGCAAGGGTTCGATGTGACCATCCCGCTGGGAGTGTTCACTTGCATCACCGGCGTTTCCGGTTCGGGCAAGAGTACGCTTCTTTTCGATATCCTCTATAAGGCGCTGGCCCGCCAGTTCTGGGGAAGCCACGAGAGGCCCGGAGTCCACAAGGCCATCCGGGGGCTGGAGTTTATCGACAAGGTGATAGACATAGACCAGAGCCCCATCGGGCGCACGCCCCGGTCCAACCCGGCCACTTACACCGGGGTGTTCAATTTCATTCGAGACCTTTACAGCAAGCTTCCCGAGGCGCGCAAACGTGGTTACGAGCCGGGGCGGTTCTCGTTCAACGTGAAAGGCGGCCGGTGCGAGGCGTGCCAGGGGGACGGCGTAATAAAAATCGAGATGCACTTCCTGCCGGACGTTTACGTCACCTGCGAGGTGTGCGGCGGGCGGCGGTTCAACCGGGAAACGCTGGAGATAGAGTACAAAAGCAAATCCATCGCCGACGTGCTGGACATGACCATCGAGGAGGCTTACGAGTTTTTCAAAAACCACCCGTCCGTAGAGAACATTCTGGAGACCCTCAACGACGTGGGGTTGGAGTATATCAGGCTGGGCCAGTCGGCCACCACATTGTCCGGCGGCGAAGCCCAGCGGGTGAAACTTTCCAAGGAACTGTCCAAGCGCCCAGGCGAGAGCACCCTTTACATTCTGGACGAACCCACCACCGGGCTCCATTTCGAGGACATCAAGAAACTGCTGGAAGTTCTAAACCGCCTCACCGAAACCGGCAACACCCTGATAGTTATTGAACACAACCTGGATGTGATAAAGACCGCTGATCACATAATAGACCTGGGCCCCGAAGGGGGCGATGGCGGCGGCCAGATAGTGGCCTGCGGAACGCCTGAACAGGTGGCCAAAACCCCCGGCTCCCATACGGGCAGGTTCCTGCGGGAAGAGATGGGCCGCCGGAAAAAAACGGTCTAA
- a CDS encoding YkgJ family cysteine cluster protein, whose product MSGQMETPGGSSSGGARHDIHEAVEKLPRIGWGESFRFRCHSGLSCWTSCCKNPNLFLTPYDVLRLKNRLGVKSFEFLASHTVTGLDEYIGLPVVLMKMGADGSCPYVSAGGCSVYSDRPTACRIYPLGQGASSGANGKPGERMFFKVEEEHCLGWKEDKQWRLEEWVLDQGANEYNAHNEIMARLAFHPSLGEPGALDERKAGMIHLAFYDLDRFRQFVFDTSFLQKFAIEPETVENIRNNDGDLLKFAVRWVEFSVLGIPVIEPVS is encoded by the coding sequence ATGTCCGGTCAAATGGAAACTCCGGGTGGTTCCTCATCCGGCGGCGCGCGTCACGACATTCACGAGGCTGTGGAAAAACTCCCCAGGATAGGTTGGGGGGAAAGCTTCCGGTTCCGGTGCCATAGCGGCCTTTCGTGCTGGACGTCGTGCTGTAAAAACCCGAACCTGTTCCTTACCCCCTACGATGTGCTGAGGTTAAAAAACCGGCTGGGCGTAAAATCTTTCGAGTTCCTGGCTTCCCACACAGTAACCGGGCTGGACGAATATATCGGCCTGCCGGTGGTTCTAATGAAAATGGGAGCCGACGGCTCATGCCCATACGTATCGGCCGGGGGTTGTAGCGTTTATTCCGACCGCCCCACCGCTTGCAGGATTTACCCGCTGGGCCAAGGGGCCTCGTCCGGAGCCAACGGGAAACCGGGAGAGCGGATGTTCTTTAAAGTTGAGGAGGAGCATTGCCTCGGCTGGAAGGAAGACAAACAGTGGCGGCTGGAGGAATGGGTTTTGGACCAGGGCGCCAACGAATATAACGCCCACAACGAGATTATGGCCAGGCTGGCGTTCCACCCCAGCTTGGGCGAACCCGGCGCGCTGGATGAACGCAAGGCCGGAATGATCCATCTGGCCTTTTATGATCTGGACCGGTTCAGGCAATTCGTTTTTGACACTTCGTTTCTGCAGAAGTTCGCAATCGAGCCTGAAACGGTGGAGAACATCCGGAACAATGACGGGGATTTGCTGAAATTCGCCGTGAGGTGGGTGGAATTCTCGGTGTTGGGGATTCCGGTGATAGAGCCGGTCTCCTGA
- the argF gene encoding ornithine carbamoyltransferase, which translates to MKRDLLKLSDLTRAEMLEIFDITARLKSERKRGVAHPALAGKSVGMLFNKSSTRTRISFEVGIYQLGGQAVVLSGDRIQMGRGETPEDTARVFSRYLDALVIRTFAHEEAEVIARASTMPVINALTDKYHPCQILADMFTIIERRGSLDGVKVAYVGDGNNVSHSWLLGSAVMGIKLSVATPKGYEPAEDVVAEARKLAASSGAVIGLTHDPREAVKGADVVYTDTWISMGQDDEAEIRRKAFDGYMVDSALMAAAGPGAIFMHCLPAHRGEEVSAEVMDGPNSAVWDEAENRLHVQKAVLMKFVG; encoded by the coding sequence ATGAAACGGGATCTGTTGAAGCTGTCGGACCTTACCCGGGCGGAGATGCTGGAGATTTTTGATATTACCGCCAGGCTTAAAAGCGAGCGCAAACGGGGCGTGGCCCATCCGGCGCTGGCTGGCAAATCCGTGGGGATGCTGTTCAACAAGTCCTCCACCCGCACGCGCATATCCTTCGAGGTGGGGATATACCAGCTCGGGGGGCAGGCGGTGGTGCTGTCCGGCGACAGGATACAGATGGGCCGGGGTGAAACGCCGGAGGACACGGCCCGGGTGTTTTCCCGCTATCTGGACGCGCTTGTCATCCGCACCTTCGCCCACGAGGAGGCCGAGGTTATCGCCCGCGCCTCCACCATGCCGGTGATAAACGCTTTGACCGACAAATACCACCCGTGCCAGATATTGGCGGACATGTTCACCATCATCGAAAGACGAGGGAGTCTGGACGGGGTAAAAGTAGCTTATGTGGGGGACGGCAACAACGTTTCCCATTCGTGGCTGTTGGGTTCCGCCGTCATGGGGATAAAGCTTTCCGTCGCCACGCCAAAAGGTTACGAACCCGCCGAAGACGTGGTGGCCGAGGCCAGGAAACTGGCCGCCAGCTCCGGCGCGGTGATAGGGCTTACCCATGACCCCAGGGAGGCCGTTAAAGGCGCAGACGTGGTTTATACAGACACGTGGATAAGCATGGGGCAGGACGATGAGGCGGAAATCCGCCGGAAGGCTTTTGACGGTTACATGGTGGATTCGGCCTTGATGGCCGCCGCCGGGCCAGGCGCGATATTCATGCACTGCCTGCCAGCCCATCGGGGCGAGGAGGTGTCCGCCGAGGTGATGGACGGCCCCAATTCCGCCGTTTGGGATGAAGCCGAGAACAGGCTACACGTGCAGAAAGCCGTGCTGATGAAATTCGTTGGCTGA
- a CDS encoding aspartate aminotransferase family protein — MGNEEIIKMGSANLTLNYGRQPLAIVRGKNCHVWDADGKKYLDFMTGLATVNLGHCHPAVGRAVKKQIDRLWHISNIYWTEPQAIFARDLVKRLYKGRVFLCNSGTEANEAALKLARRHSTDNYGPDRTHVISFEGSFHGRTMGALSLTGQPKYHAGFGQMLPGVSHVPFGDLAGVKNAATDKTCAVIIEPVQGEIGVRVHGKKFMKELAAFCQSKNLLLIFDEVQTGFGRTGKLFAWQNYGVKPDIITLAKGIANGFPMGAMFAREDVAKSLVPGTHAATFGGNPLACAGAVAALAELTRPGFLENVRSLGEYAKKRLAAIKKKFPFIKEVRGMGLMIGIVLDHPCERHVKACAEKGLLVNCANGNVIRLLPPLTVKKAEVDRALSILEKVLGNNA, encoded by the coding sequence ATGGGCAACGAAGAGATAATAAAAATGGGTTCGGCGAATTTGACCCTCAATTACGGCAGACAGCCTCTGGCCATAGTGCGGGGGAAGAACTGCCATGTGTGGGACGCCGACGGGAAAAAATACCTGGATTTCATGACGGGGCTTGCCACCGTAAACCTGGGCCATTGCCATCCGGCGGTGGGCAGGGCCGTAAAAAAGCAGATAGACCGCCTGTGGCACATCTCCAACATATACTGGACGGAGCCCCAGGCCATATTCGCACGGGACCTGGTAAAACGGCTGTACAAGGGCCGGGTGTTCCTGTGCAACAGCGGCACGGAGGCCAACGAGGCGGCGTTGAAACTGGCCCGGCGCCATTCCACCGACAATTACGGCCCGGACAGGACCCACGTTATCTCCTTCGAAGGCTCGTTCCACGGGCGCACCATGGGGGCGCTTTCGCTCACGGGTCAGCCCAAGTATCACGCCGGGTTCGGCCAGATGTTGCCGGGCGTAAGCCACGTTCCCTTTGGCGACCTTGCGGGGGTGAAAAACGCCGCCACGGACAAGACCTGCGCCGTGATTATCGAGCCTGTGCAGGGGGAAATAGGCGTCCGCGTCCACGGTAAAAAGTTCATGAAAGAACTAGCGGCTTTCTGCCAGTCCAAAAACCTCCTGCTCATTTTCGACGAGGTGCAGACTGGTTTCGGGAGGACGGGCAAACTCTTCGCGTGGCAGAACTACGGCGTGAAACCGGACATAATCACCCTGGCCAAGGGCATAGCCAACGGGTTCCCCATGGGCGCCATGTTCGCCAGGGAAGACGTGGCTAAAAGCCTGGTTCCCGGCACCCACGCGGCAACCTTCGGCGGCAATCCCCTAGCCTGCGCCGGGGCTGTGGCGGCGCTGGCGGAGCTGACCAGGCCGGGGTTTCTGGAGAATGTCCGGTCGCTGGGGGAGTACGCCAAAAAGCGCCTTGCCGCTATAAAGAAGAAGTTCCCCTTCATCAAGGAAGTCCGCGGCATGGGGCTTATGATAGGGATTGTGCTGGACCACCCTTGTGAGCGGCATGTCAAAGCCTGCGCGGAAAAGGGGCTACTTGTAAACTGCGCCAACGGAAACGTTATAAGGCTCTTGCCGCCGCTTACGGTGAAAAAGGCCGAGGTGGACAGGGCGCTCTCCATACTGGAGAAAGTTTTGGGAAATAACGCATGA
- a CDS encoding protein kinase, which translates to MLDPNQASKLAEDINKTISLEGGPEVIPEPAGSAGDSVVMTTLKGRYTISAKLGEGGMGAVYAGFDNQLQQKVAIKLLKKAMSRNERAIEQLKSEAQVAMRLTHPLIMRLINFERDGEMAFLLMEMVNGRTLESIVKAQKDGRLASKPAAQVAYKVCEALEYAHQNGVIHRDIKPANIMIETGKNTVKLMDFGIARVICGPSGQRPVIAGTLPYIAPEIFEGSPPEPRADLYALGLTLYEILAGANPMRGKSTEEVIQNHATLTPPAIDGVDRGLMNIVLQCVEKKPNARFQSASEMKAALAKYLDLGEARVSREKKVVESEKKRIEGEFARLKREQEKLRAMEENRDQDTISSRPVYVHTSTKSPAFITPREIKTIAAVVGAGALGALLDSSMKTGEMGLFATASAYETSSAIFVPMLVVSLPAYFLLGGRAAVTGIVAGLVFGLASFRMGTYYIDTSLENEGWAPFKLVAYLTLSAPVALGIALSVMTHSSWRGSLAAGGLIALTAVGGLALVEGGFAEGLFGLTEENLGMFEIPFLSVAGWGAAAFSINKWQ; encoded by the coding sequence ATGCTCGATCCCAATCAGGCCTCGAAATTGGCCGAGGACATAAACAAGACCATCTCGCTGGAGGGTGGGCCGGAAGTCATTCCGGAGCCCGCAGGCTCCGCTGGTGACAGCGTCGTGATGACCACCCTTAAAGGGCGTTACACCATTTCCGCAAAGCTGGGCGAGGGGGGCATGGGCGCCGTTTACGCCGGGTTCGACAATCAGCTCCAGCAAAAAGTGGCCATCAAGCTTCTCAAAAAGGCCATGAGCAGGAACGAGAGGGCCATTGAACAGCTAAAGAGCGAGGCGCAGGTGGCCATGCGGCTTACGCATCCGCTCATAATGCGCCTTATAAACTTCGAGCGGGATGGCGAGATGGCCTTCCTGCTTATGGAAATGGTAAACGGGCGTACGCTGGAGAGCATTGTTAAAGCCCAGAAAGACGGGCGGCTGGCCTCCAAACCCGCGGCGCAAGTGGCCTACAAGGTTTGCGAGGCGCTGGAATACGCCCATCAGAACGGCGTCATCCACCGGGACATAAAACCGGCGAACATCATGATAGAAACCGGCAAGAACACGGTGAAACTCATGGATTTTGGTATCGCCCGGGTCATCTGCGGCCCCTCGGGCCAGCGGCCCGTCATTGCCGGAACCCTTCCCTATATCGCCCCGGAGATTTTCGAGGGTAGCCCGCCGGAACCCAGGGCGGACTTATACGCCCTGGGGTTGACGCTTTATGAAATCCTGGCGGGGGCTAACCCAATGCGTGGCAAATCCACCGAAGAGGTTATCCAGAACCACGCCACGCTGACACCGCCCGCCATTGACGGGGTGGACCGGGGGTTGATGAACATCGTTCTCCAATGCGTGGAGAAAAAGCCTAACGCGCGGTTTCAGTCGGCTTCCGAGATGAAAGCGGCGCTGGCCAAATACCTGGATTTGGGCGAAGCCCGGGTGTCCCGCGAAAAGAAGGTGGTGGAGAGCGAGAAGAAACGCATTGAGGGGGAGTTCGCCCGGTTAAAAAGGGAGCAGGAAAAACTGCGCGCCATGGAGGAAAACCGGGATCAGGACACAATTTCATCCAGGCCGGTTTATGTGCATACATCCACCAAGTCTCCGGCCTTCATAACGCCGCGGGAAATAAAGACCATAGCGGCCGTGGTGGGCGCCGGCGCATTGGGCGCCCTGCTGGATTCTTCCATGAAAACCGGGGAGATGGGGCTTTTCGCCACCGCCTCGGCCTACGAAACATCTTCGGCCATCTTCGTGCCGATGCTTGTGGTGTCGCTCCCGGCATATTTTCTTCTGGGCGGCCGGGCGGCCGTAACGGGGATTGTGGCGGGGCTGGTGTTCGGCCTGGCATCTTTCAGGATGGGCACGTATTACATCGACACATCGCTGGAGAATGAAGGATGGGCCCCTTTCAAGCTGGTGGCCTACCTGACGCTGTCGGCCCCGGTGGCGCTGGGCATCGCTTTGTCCGTCATGACCCATTCCAGCTGGCGCGGCTCATTGGCCGCGGGGGGGCTGATAGCGCTGACCGCCGTTGGCGGGCTGGCGCTGGTGGAAGGCGGATTCGCCGAGGGGCTGTTCGGATTGACCGAGGAGAACCTGGGAATGTTCGAGATTCCATTCCTTTCGGTGGCCGGATGGGGCGCCGCGGCTTTTTCGATTAATAAATGGCAATGA
- a CDS encoding hydrogenase iron-sulfur subunit has translation MAFFLLVTLTVTGVILFLYYSVDIKEAYSSLSTDDRFSIKSVLRGVHRHGGDLLVILVAAHMARAVISGRAMRGGGAPWAFGMGLMAFTLWQGVTGYALPMDDRSVGVISHALPCLETLIGHQGPSAFMVTEEITSRTMILLLAAHLAPPIIAVVLLAGHFKRLATPRLWPGRGMMAACVAGLALAALIAPATSFSKGDFQRLPGAMEFDWLLMAPLAWIPQTPSALFMWLTALGAIAICSAPAVMVWRVKRKPVLVIGNRCVGCGLCAKDCPYEAILMEPRPADDKWPWLATVTESKCEACGVCVGSCGFWAMDLPSNPTETIRSATEGFKNTDAGALAYVCNKLYGGQEWLEVDGLKVKLIPVACAGQVYPGLVELALKENARFAMVARCASFTCDGRLGSDYAHDRLFHARKPFLKKRVDRGRVALIALEPGEKDKLPAAIADTAREMMTGVKPYGAGVKRQIVVTLTAIMLAAALVGLDRLWAALPMELETGSTTRLILHYETMDGGTIRVFQGAKPLALLEIPPAAGFEPSGIYKVFDLPSGDKSARVTVTSGGKTSEVVTKSGLVRGESAIIRRNPVTGKLEAVLPLR, from the coding sequence ATGGCTTTTTTCCTGCTGGTGACGCTCACGGTAACTGGCGTAATTCTTTTTCTCTACTATTCGGTGGACATAAAAGAGGCCTACTCTTCTTTATCCACGGATGACAGGTTCTCGATTAAATCCGTTCTCCGGGGCGTCCACAGGCATGGCGGGGACCTGCTGGTAATTCTGGTGGCGGCGCACATGGCCAGGGCCGTTATTAGCGGCAGGGCCATGAGGGGTGGCGGAGCGCCCTGGGCATTTGGGATGGGGCTTATGGCGTTTACCCTGTGGCAGGGTGTTACGGGGTATGCGCTACCCATGGATGATAGGAGCGTGGGGGTAATTTCCCATGCCCTGCCGTGTCTTGAGACGCTTATCGGCCATCAGGGACCGTCGGCTTTCATGGTGACGGAGGAGATAACGTCCCGTACCATGATTTTGCTGTTGGCGGCCCATCTGGCCCCTCCCATTATCGCGGTGGTTTTGCTGGCAGGTCATTTCAAAAGGCTAGCGACGCCCAGACTTTGGCCGGGCAGGGGCATGATGGCCGCATGTGTGGCTGGCCTTGCGCTGGCCGCGCTTATAGCGCCCGCCACAAGTTTTTCAAAAGGGGATTTCCAGCGTTTGCCCGGAGCCATGGAATTCGATTGGCTCCTGATGGCTCCGTTGGCGTGGATTCCACAAACCCCATCGGCGCTGTTCATGTGGTTGACGGCGCTGGGCGCGATAGCCATATGCTCAGCCCCGGCGGTTATGGTCTGGCGCGTCAAACGAAAACCCGTGCTGGTAATTGGAAACCGGTGTGTAGGTTGCGGCCTTTGCGCCAAAGATTGCCCGTATGAGGCCATACTCATGGAGCCGCGCCCGGCGGACGATAAATGGCCGTGGCTGGCCACCGTTACAGAATCAAAATGTGAAGCCTGCGGGGTATGCGTGGGTTCTTGCGGTTTCTGGGCGATGGACCTGCCTTCCAACCCCACCGAAACTATCCGTTCCGCCACCGAGGGTTTCAAGAATACAGACGCCGGAGCCTTGGCTTATGTGTGCAATAAACTTTACGGCGGTCAGGAATGGTTAGAAGTGGATGGGCTAAAAGTGAAGCTGATCCCGGTGGCATGCGCGGGGCAGGTATATCCGGGCCTTGTTGAGCTGGCGCTGAAAGAAAACGCCCGGTTCGCCATGGTGGCCCGGTGCGCCTCATTTACGTGCGACGGCAGGCTGGGGAGCGATTATGCCCACGACCGTTTGTTCCATGCGAGAAAACCGTTTTTGAAAAAACGTGTGGACAGGGGCCGGGTGGCGCTGATTGCATTGGAGCCGGGGGAGAAAGATAAACTGCCAGCCGCAATCGCGGACACCGCGCGGGAGATGATGACAGGAGTCAAACCCTATGGGGCCGGAGTGAAGCGCCAGATAGTGGTTACTTTAACGGCTATCATGCTTGCGGCGGCGCTGGTGGGACTGGACAGGTTGTGGGCCGCTCTTCCCATGGAGCTTGAGACCGGTTCCACAACCAGGCTTATTCTCCATTACGAGACAATGGACGGCGGCACTATACGGGTTTTCCAGGGCGCTAAACCCCTAGCCCTTCTGGAAATACCTCCAGCCGCAGGATTTGAGCCTTCCGGCATTTACAAGGTTTTCGATTTGCCGTCCGGAGACAAGTCCGCACGGGTAACAGTCACGTCCGGCGGAAAGACCAGCGAAGTTGTCACTAAAAGCGGGCTAGTCCGGGGTGAGTCGGCGATTATCAGGCGGAACCCAGTCACCGGCAAACTGGAAGCCGTACTCCCCTTACGTTAG